One Jaculus jaculus isolate mJacJac1 chromosome 4, mJacJac1.mat.Y.cur, whole genome shotgun sequence genomic window, AGAAGGgacggtggaaagaatgtaaggccCAAAGGACAGGAGGGTTGTTTTGGAATGCTATGTTCCAGACACAAAGCGGCCATTGCATTCATCACCCTACAGTAGCTGATGCCACCTACATAATACCTGCATTataggaggggaaatgatggcatcaaaacagaagagggactatttGCAAAGAAGGGATTCAGCGGACGGGGGATATGGGAAGGgagacaaaggagggtggtggaagAAGATTATgaccagggtacattgtgtatatgtatggaggttgtaaataaaaaagttgtttaaaaaaaacaacttgattTGTTGTTAAATAACAGACCCAGCTAGTCAGTCACAACTTCAGGACCCTAGTTCAATGCATCTAGCATCATTAACTCTGTGTTATTCCTATGGAAGTTCTCTAGAGGAACGATTTCTGAAACAATTTTATGATAAGTTTTGGCAGCCTTTATAACAAAAACACCCACCAACCCAAATGCATTCTCAGTTTTTTACATTCTTAAACCCAAGCACTTTTCAATATTGTAGAGTTCCAGACCAGTTTTCTTCAAATTGAACCAAACATAGTATTACCAAGGTTTAGTTTGCcaagtaaaaacattaaaaacgtAAGGGCAAAAGAAACCCCTTTAGAAACTAATCACCATCCATTCTTACACGATTTTAATGTGCATGTAAGTGTATGGCTGTGCACTGggcatccagctttgtgtgggcACAGGGGAGCTGAACTCTAGTCCACAGTCTTAAGgtgaaagtgcctttaaccacctcAGCCCCTATTCTtacaatattttctaaaataaaagacatttacAAAAGGACATTTAAAGCCCCATAGTGCCTAAGTTCCTAATAAAGTATACTTCTGGCCAAGACAAAATATGTAAGAACTTTGACTTGATGTACAGTTTTCTCACCTGGTCAGAACTGGTCAAAACTAAGCAGAATTTGAATACTCTTGTTTGAAGTCGCAAATTGATGACTTCAGGAGCCAAGCAGATGACTAGaacatatgaagaaaaaaaaagagagaccccCTTTTTAGGGGGccaggtttcaaggtagggtctcactttagcccaggctgacatggaactcactttgtcattccaggttggcctgaaactcacaacgatcctcctacctctgcctcctagtactgggattaggtgtgtgccactacgcctggctaagAAAACCCCTTTTAGTGCAAGGGGAACTGCGTGAGGGGATTAGGGAAAACCGTAAAACTTGTGAACGAGGCCAGAGCATTATGAAATCCATCTAAACCATGTTCCAGCCAAACAAAACATATCTCCAGATGAAAGCCCTCAGAAGCTGGTTCTCACTTCCAAGTTAATCTGAAAGTTGGGGAGAACTCCCAGCCATGGACACCATGGTAACTTCCTatgtctcctttctcttcccccatgAAACTCCTTGAGACCATGGAGCTTGAGGAAGTGGAAACCGGAAACCCCAACAAATGACGAACATTGTATTTTTCTCAATATTCCAATGGAATGAGACTTAGATCTATGAAGTAGGTTCAGTTCTAGGAAACAAAGTTGTATCTTTATATAGTTCATTTTTAGAGTGACATTTACTCTAACTACACAAATCATTGATCATGCATCTAGCAAAACCCTAGCCTGTAGTATTGTCTTTTTaacaaattaatttctttttaaaatatgttgttatttatttatttatttgaaagacagaaaaaaaaaaagagggagaaagtgtaaaaagagaatgggtgtgccagggcctccagccactgcaaaggagcctcagatgcatgcaccatgttgttcATCCgactttacaggggtactggggacttgaacactggccattaggctttctaagcaagcacttttaatccctgggccatctcttcagcccctgctcTTGATTTTCTTAGCCATCCCATCTAGGCTCTTTGGAACTCTAGCTTATAGTTCTTCCTCATAATTTCTCCTTTCTCCATCAACATTCTCTTCACAGAACCCTGGATTCAGAAACAACTCTGAGAAAcataatgttttaaaacaaaattttattatttatattttaaaataatgatgattTATGTCTTATAATCTGGctgcttgttttcttttactttcttatttaatattttatttaattacttgagaaagagagaaagagtatggctgcaccagggcctcctgccactgcaaacaagctccattgtgcatctagctttacatgggtactggggactcatgttccatcaggctttgcaagcaagcacctttaatcactgaaccatctctccagctccttgtgtTCCACTCTACAAACATACATGAGTTTTTAACTTTGCTTACAGTCAGAAAGcttaaagccaaaaaaataaataaataaataaaaattgagaccATCATTTTACACATAGTTCGAGATTCAATTCATAAATTCCAACTTAGAAAGACTCAATGACTCCAAGACAAGGCCACGTCCTTCTATGGGTTGGAGGGGGCTGTGAATAAGTCTTCGAATGTGAAAGTGGCTGGACTCATGGGTCATCTTCCACTCCAGTGCTCTTtccagtccatcaagctgttttCCAAGCCAATAAATACTCTGTAAAGTCTTGGTGGAGCCCCAGCTTCTGGACATTTATTCCTTCCTCTCCCCGCAGCATTCCAGCCCCAGCTCCTCTGTGTTCAGACAATGCATTTCCTCTGAGTGAAAAGCCCTGTTTACTCTTGCCCACTGCAGAACAAAGGTAATCCCCAGCTCCTACCAAACTTGTCTTTTgtaggaatttatttttatgtagtacTAAGCCAAGAGGTAATTTATTGGTGTTTAAAATGCACTGGtttttctcatttcctcagaCTCAGGCATTTTCTTTTCAGCCCTTCTTTCAAAGATTAAGCATCTTAaaactattttctcttttgaaTCAATGAAGCACTTGGCTAAAGAGAAAAGGTctcatttttccttttgcttCCAAACAGGACCACAACAAAATCAGACCCATATGGAACACTTgtgtttgctgttgttgtttttttttttttttttttttttttaatcatacttAAGTTTGGAAAAAAACCAACCTAAGAACTTGCTTGGGAAATTTTCCCACTTTTTACATTCTTTGATTCTAAAGATCTCCCAAAGGACTAACTTAAAATTTCCAGCATTCAACTGTGCCAACTTCTTTCCTATTAGCAATCAATATTCAAGATTGGGACGCCCATAGGTACTAGGGTAGGGGTTGCAGAAAGCTTCTATGGATCATATTAAGAGTATTTGCTCCCCActtacatttgttttctttttttacttttccaaCTATTCAAATAGAAGTGTAGTCTACATATGAAATGGCTGAAGCTCGGCTTCTATTATTAAATAGACAATGTCCCACATTACTTTTTTCAGACAATTTCAATAGCCTCAGCCAGTGATAGCAACCCGAACACTCCAGAGTGAATGGTACCAAAACCCACAATGAGTCCCGTGGCCTAtgacagcaaagagaaaacaggagaacATGAACGCGCCCCTGCCCCCCGCGGGCCCCTTTTGTGCTGTTCCTGCCAACGCAGCATCCCTCCTGCTATATATAGGCGGCCCGCGCCAGGGCCCACACACCCCACAGCAGCACCCCACCACCGCCTGCACCAGCCATGGGCAAGGTGAGCCCAGGGCGCCCCGGGCCCGGGGAGGGAGCTGCCCCGAGGACGCCCCTGGGCCCTGCTCAGGCCTCTGAGCCCTGACCCTGGGAGCCTTGTCTTGCAGATCACCTTCTACGAGGACCGCGGCTTCCAGGGCCGCCACTACGAGTGCAGCAGCGACCACTCCAACCTGCAGCCCTACTTCAGCCGCTGCAACTCGGTGCGCGTGGACAGCGGCTGCTGGATGCTCTATGAGCAACCCAACTTCGCGGGCTGCCAGTACTTCCTGCGGCGCGGGGACTACCCCGACTACCAGCAGTGGATGGGCCTCAGCGACTCGGTCCGCTCCTGCCGCCTCATCCCCCACGTGAGTCCACATTCGGGTCAGAACCGAGGTCCTGAGGACTCTGTAGGTTCCCGCAAAGGGTGAACGTTGGAAGTGGGGCTGATCACAAGGTCTGCACGTTTGAGAACGAGACCCACAAAGGAGAGTTAGACGAGTCTAATACAGTTTTTGAGTCCCCAGAGCAAAGTGGTACCCAAAGACCAGCTAATCCATAAGGATGTATGGCTCAGGAATGTGCTGGCCATCCTGGGGACTGTGTGCCTCAAGTCCTGTCCGGGGTTCATTTAGGATGCAGTGGTAGGATAATTGCCTGCAACATGGTGGTTACTGGGCGCGTGGATGATGTTTTTTGAAAACCATcgtccctctcttgctctccatTGGCATATTTGGGTTTTCTTTACCTATATTGATAAAAGTACTTTCCCTCAACGGAGAGCAACACACTCAGAGTTTACTCTTGTGGCGCTTGTGTTTTCAAACACTTGACATTTATGAAAAataagtccttagacttcactgaTTTTTACTTCCCACTTTTCCTCATCATATGTATAAATTACTGGCTGAGTGTTCACTGTTGTCTGAGAATTAAGACATTTAATATTTTACCGTGTTACCACATTCATTTTAATGTTAAACATTTTCCTTAAAATAACAAAGGTTAAGCAGTACTAAACTGATAAAGGTCTTGGGTTTCTCCGTGGTACAGGGTTGCCATGGTACAGGGCACTACCCAGGCGAGGTCCTTCAACCTGGGCTATACCTGAATATGCTAAAGAGAGAGGTTTCTTTCTGGATTCATTCCCTCAAATAATCTTGCAAATAGGCTGaatctctgcccctccccctccggGTCGTGAGAAGTTCCTGAGTATTCAGAACCAATCAACGTCATCTACTTCAAAATGGCCTGCATCAAGCAAGGCTGCAGTAGGAATCATTTCTCACATGGTGGTTTTTCTTCTGTTCCGGGCTGGCCAGGCCGGCTCGCACAGGATCAGACTGTACGAGAGGGAGGACTACCGAGGCCAGATGGTGGAGTTCACCGAGGACTGCCCCTCTCTCCAGGACCGCTTCCACTTCACTGAGATCTACTCCCTCAACGTGCTGGAGGGCTCCTGGGTCCTCTATGAGCTGCCCAACTACCGCGGGCGGCAGTACCTGCTGCGGCCCGGGGAGTACAGGCGCTACCACGACTGGGGCGCCGTCAATGCCAGGGTGGGCTCTCTAAGGAGAGTCATGGATTTCTATTGAATTTTTTACTCTACACTTTCTCTATCTGgaagctaataaaatattttctgtgtgttCCTGGCACTGATTGGcttgggtgttttcttttttatcctatctcttgttcattcattcactcatccatGCTGTCCTTTGAGCGAGGCCCTCACTATGCAGCTCAGGTGGGTCCCAAGcttgtgatccttttgcctcagactaagtgctgggattacaccagcACACAGATGCACACCATCCTGCCCAGCTTATTGTTACTTAAATGCACACACAATGCAAATGGCAATCAACATGCACGATCCATGGGTAGATGGGAAAATTCTCCTTCCTATTCAGACAATGTTACCGTTTATAAAGACTCGTAACATTACCTCATTGATTCTCTGGCCTTTCAGGAGCTTATTTCTTTGAGTCAGATAATTAGTAAGCTGTTCTGCTTTCAGTTTTCCTCGAGGAATGACCATCTAAAGACCATGGTTCAGACAGGGTGACCAACTTTTGAAATTGGGATTCAAAGCCTAGGGATCATAAAGGACTTTATAAAATTTCTGAGTCTCCTAAATTTGTCTGGAAAATCTGCCAGGTTCTCTTACTGTTGAGTCAGCCAGATACTATTGATATGGCCATTGAACATAAGGTATGCAGATATAGAAGGAAAACTTCTACCTTCCCCATGACAGGGGTTCCATCATCTTACACCCAGGAGGTAACaagaatgaaggaaaggaggagagttTCAGACATGCTAGGCTTGATGGGGTCAAAGTCTGCACCAAGATCAgcaacctgggctggggagatggctcaggggtcaatggcacttaattgcaaagcctggTGTCCTAGATttgcttctccagtacccatgtaaagccaggtgcacaaagtcacgatgcatctggagtttgtttgcagttgcaaaagaccctggcatgcttattctcttcccccctcccctctgtttgcaaataaataaatgattcttTTTAAAGAACAACCTTTTAACCTTGGGACTTCTTCCACtgggaagaaaagaaactttTTGTTTGTATAAGCCAATGTATGTAGGTGAAGTTGTTACCTAAAGATCAGCATGCATTTCTAGCTAGGATATAATACAGACAAGTTTCCCCAAGAACATGTTAAAGCTCTTGAGTTTCAAAGAGATTCctaattgaaaaatgaaaatgaaagggaaaggggggaggggagaaaaaaattacagaataaTAGAATCATCATATGTTTAGCATAATATTGACCCATGGATTAACTAACCTAGACTATTTCAGaagcccacttctttttttttaattttttatttatttatttgagagcgacagacacagagagaaagacagatagagggagagagagagaatgggcgcgccagggcttccagcctctgcaaacaaactccaggcgcgtgtgcccccttgtgcatctggctaacgtgggtcctggggaatcgagccttgaaccggggtccttaggcttcacaggcaagcgctgaaccactaagccatctctccagcccagaagcccaCTTCTTATATGGCATGGTCAATAATAAAGACAGCATCAGAATCTAGCATTGTAACTCAGAAACCACTGATTTTTCCCTCATAGAATCGAGAAGATTCATATCAAAGCAATTGTAGCACAAAGTTCAGATTCTTACCATGGGATCATTGCAAACCATCAGGAATTGAATTCATATGCATTAGGCAAAACAAAGCTCCATTCtctcaatgtgtgtgtgcatgtgtacaaagTATATAGTTATACAATCTTGTACATGtacaatatatgtatgtgtgttagcATACTGTGTACAAGGTTGTAGGGAAAGTGGACACTGTATTCATTTATGTTGGCCTGTTTCTTGTCTCTTGGTCTCCTGCCTTCTGATCTATCACACTTGCATTCCCACTGCAAGATTTTTACAAAGGAGGAGTGATGATGGAAGGGGTTAGAGACTGATCTGATCACATCATTTCCCTGATTTAAAACTTTTGATGTTTCTCCATTCTGCATAAAGTTTTACTTTACCTGAGAAACTTGTTCTAATCTGTCCTAATACCTCTTATCTGACCCCAATTATCCATTCCTTGTTTTCTCTCTGATGAAGCCACTGGTCCTCCAGTCCCTCAAGCCAGGTCAAACTGTGCCTGGACCCTCTGGGCCAAGTGGAATCTGCATGAGATGGAAAATGGCAGCAAATCCATATAGAAGAAAATTAAGGTGGAAACCTATTATTTCAGGTGGCCCGAAGTCCTGGCATAGCTGGATGCTTGATCCAGCAGGTCAGCAATGCTAGATTTGTCTGTCTCCTGCCACAACTAACATCATATTGTCCCAAAGCTGGCATCTCTGGTAACCAGGAAATAGCTGTGACAGTTACTATACAAGAAAGgtggagtgaaaaaaaaagaaaacaccaagagCAATCTGTGTGCAATACAACTCTACCTAGAATTGCAGGATTAAAGAGGGCCTTAAAATATTATCAGGTTCTTCAGTGTAAGCTTTGgaggaaaaaggaaatcaaagggcATGAATaatggaagacagagagaggaaatccAAGGAAAGAAAGACACTGACTGAAAAATGAAAGATATTACATTGTGATTTATTCACCACTTCATATGTATAAGAAATTTAATTCCTAACACTTTTTAGTCCTCTAATAATCCCTGGAATTCACCACCTACGAGGGAAGGACAATTCCAATGGCACCTACTGCAGCCACACGTTTACACTTCACAAACcctttatgatttaaaaaactaataatagAAGCCCTAAGAGTATCAGAGAAGTAAGGCATGCTGTCACAGGCCTATAGGTCTGGCACTCTGGATGCCAAAGCAGGGCCACTggaagttcaaagctagcctgggctcctgtggtgtttgaatgtaaagtgtctctCATAACCTCAAGTGTGTGTGGTTAAGCCTCCTACTCAGTCGCCAGCccatggagcctggctggaggagatgtgtcactaaAAGCCAGCCTTGAGATTTTGCAGCTCAGCAGATTGCCAAGGTCAGTGAAATCATCCTCTCCTTCCTCGCTGCTAATGAGAAAGGACGTGAGGCAGGCTctgtgctctgccatgctttccctgcataGTGAGACCCCCCCTTAAAAAAGCAAAccgaaacaaaccctttccttccataaactgcttcttccttatgacattttcatgcatatgtGTACTGGGTTTTAGATCACATTCaccctccattagtctctcttgcCCACCCCCCCACAAGTCCCTTTTTGAAAATAATCCTGATTCTGCTTTCATGTCTTTCATAGTCAACTCCACACGttcctgggatgaacttccaaactgatACAGTgcgtgggaagaagggatttatttaagcttacagatccaggggaaaatGGCGAAAGAAGCTGGTCTCCATTCACAGATCcaggcagacagaaaaaaaacCACTACCAGACCGCCAGTACCAGAAGCAAGCACAAATGGACTGCACAAGGGCAGGGGGCCAGCCCCAAGCAGCCAGAGCATGactgctctctgcatacctttggcctAGAAATCAGCTCCACCCCCATTGACAGCTCCTCCATCCAGACAGCTGAAGACaagcttttaaataaaaatacctgagtctattaggggacatacattcaaactaccacagtgtctttgtttttaatttagattCTGTACAAGAGAAaatatgcagtatttgtctttctgagtctggccgACTACGCATAGCATGATAATCTCCAGTTCCAACCATCTCCTTGTAAATGAAATgatttcattcattcttcatgTCTGAATCAAACTTTATTGTGGAGCTACACATGGTGACTCAagtctataatccaagcacttgcgggggggggggcggtgtgtggaggcaggaggatcagggatTCACAGACATCATCCCTTAAAAAGTGcaatcaaggctagcctgagctatatgaagCTGTCTTTAAAGCAAATGTTTTTCATTGTGAATacacaccacattttctttatccatccatTCAGTGGGTATGTTGGCTGATTCTATAACTCGGCTATCATTAACAGAGCTGTGATAAACATGATGTGAAATCCAACACAACTTTAacatagtttaaaaagaaaacatctatTGCTCTATTCTAACTGAAACAACACTTTTACTCTCCACAATGTTGAGACATAAAGTAAAACTAATAAGCCTTACCTACGATTGTAGTTTCTATAAAAATAAGCAGAATAAAGATAGTTAACATTTGAGCTGCtataattttatgtgtttataatTTCTTAAGCAATTCATAATGTTTAAAATGTGATATCACCATTCTTATCTCCAAAAAATTTTCATCATTCCAGACTGCAACCTTGCACCCACTAAACAGAAACGCCTCCATTCCCATCTGGGGATCACCATTCTACTTCCCGTCTCTCTGCATCAGACTACTTACTCCAGGTACCTCAAATAAATGGCACCACATCATATCTGTCCTTCTGTGGCTAACTTGTTTCCTTCAGcaaactgtcttttctccactggaTGAGACTAATCAATACTCCTGTAAAAAGTCAGTTGAAAATACATGCAAAtcagggctggggcaatggctccaTGATTAAAGACGTTTGCTAGGaaagcctgccaggccaggttcagttccctagtacacacgtgaaatcagatgtgcaaagtggtacatgctctggagttcatttgcagtgcccagaggccctggtacacccattctctctctctctgcttgcaaatatataaatataaatataaatataaatataaatataaatataaatataaatataaatataaatataaatataaatataaatataaatataaatataaatatatgatgcaccagggctggagagatgccttagaggacaaggcacttgcctgaaaaactaaagggcccaggttcgatttcccaggatccatgtaagccagatgcacaaggtggtgcatgcatctggagtttgttggcagtggctggaagccctagcttgctcattctctctctccttccatctttccatttctcaagtaaataagtaaaaataataaataaaattttaaaaaggcaccaGAAATGGTAGcatacatacacctttaatcccagcactcagggaggcaaaggtaggggaatcactgtgagtttgaagccaatgtgagattatatagtgaatgccaggtcagcctgggctagagtgacaacctacctctaaaaaccaaaaagaaaaagaaaagaaagtgcatgcaaacagaagaggaactagttaaaaaaagggggaggggttgAATGGAAAGAGAATAGAgagtggagagaagagaaaggtatgctcaaattacatataaaattatcaataaaaatacatgtaaGGTTTTTTAATCTCCTGTATTATCCACTCTATTCAACTAGTTGATATGTCTGGGTTTTTACTGGCACAACCTTGTGTCCATTAACATAGCTTTGTAATAAGCCTTAGTAGTCCTAACATCTTTTCAATATTAAATTTTCCAATCCATGAGAACAGGTTCtgcctcattattttattttattttatttattttttttttttttttggtttttcgaggtagggtctcactctggctcaggctgacctggaattcactatgtagtctcagggtggcctcgaactctcggcgatcctcctacctctgcctcccgagtgctgggattaaaggcgtgcgccactacgcccggctaattatttttatcttctttaatttccttcaggaatatttttaaaaatgggctggagagatggcttagcagttaagaacttgcctgtgaagcctaaggaccctggttcgaggctggattcccctggtcccaagttagccagatgcacaagggggcgcacgtctggagttcgtttgcagtggctggaggccctggcgtgctcatttctctctctctctctctctatccgcctctttctctttctgtctgttgctctcaaataaataaataaaaataaacaaattttttaaaaaagaatagtttaTACTTTTTTG contains:
- the LOC101606646 gene encoding gamma-crystallin D — encoded protein: MGKITFYEDRGFQGRHYECSSDHSNLQPYFSRCNSVRVDSGCWMLYEQPNFAGCQYFLRRGDYPDYQQWMGLSDSVRSCRLIPHAGSHRIRLYEREDYRGQMVEFTEDCPSLQDRFHFTEIYSLNVLEGSWVLYELPNYRGRQYLLRPGEYRRYHDWGAVNARVGSLRRVMDFY